One part of the Microlunatus elymi genome encodes these proteins:
- a CDS encoding DeoR/GlpR family DNA-binding transcription regulator, with protein MIISRTLGHPVEKSPKMSSSYRGRAFDRQQRILHHVRSEGRAVVSEIADLFAISPATLRRDLRTLEAQRLIVRSYGAFYPTDIGRHETPVIHRRKARTEERLAIAEAAVSLMADVETVFLDEGALPEDLVAPMGKLQRLTVVTRSLTVAAELGRQTDHDVIVVGGRLRPTTMGTVDRWATDMLAELNVDLAIMGANGVSLERGLTTPDPAVAQAKAAAMVAARQSALLCEHTRFGVTAFAKFADVSELTWIVTGTRLSRTTAQRYSAEGPRVLRV; from the coding sequence GTGATCATTTCTCGCACGCTTGGCCACCCTGTGGAAAAATCACCGAAGATGTCCAGCTCGTATCGGGGTCGTGCGTTCGACCGGCAGCAGCGGATCCTCCATCACGTACGCAGTGAGGGTCGCGCCGTCGTCTCGGAGATCGCCGACCTGTTCGCCATCTCACCGGCGACGCTGCGGCGTGATCTTCGCACGCTCGAGGCGCAGCGGCTGATCGTTCGCTCCTACGGCGCGTTCTACCCGACCGACATCGGCCGTCACGAGACACCGGTGATTCATCGGCGCAAGGCGAGAACCGAGGAGCGGTTGGCGATCGCCGAGGCCGCTGTCTCCTTGATGGCCGACGTCGAGACGGTGTTCCTCGACGAGGGAGCGTTGCCGGAGGATCTGGTCGCGCCGATGGGCAAGCTGCAGCGGCTCACGGTGGTGACCAGATCGTTGACCGTTGCTGCCGAACTCGGTCGGCAGACTGATCACGATGTGATCGTTGTCGGCGGACGGCTCCGCCCGACGACGATGGGCACGGTCGACCGGTGGGCCACCGACATGCTCGCCGAGTTGAACGTCGATCTGGCGATCATGGGCGCGAACGGCGTCTCCCTGGAGCGCGGGCTGACCACGCCGGATCCGGCGGTCGCCCAGGCGAAGGCGGCCGCCATGGTTGCGGCCCGGCAGTCGGCGCTGCTGTGCGAGCACACCCGCTTCGGCGTCACCGCGTTCGCGAAGTTCGCCGATGTGTCCGAGCTGACCTGGATCGTCACCGGCACCCGGCTCTCCCGCACCACCGCCCAGCGTTACAGCGCCGAAGGCCCCCGCGTGCTGCGCGTGTAG
- a CDS encoding carbohydrate ABC transporter permease, whose translation MSSGATDLGSITATAGDPARGTDQLATTSADRRPGAIRRRRRSYLLFAAFAFPNLILIAVFAYWPIIENIYLSFTSWDFISPKAEWVGLLNYTGLFTSWSFPATLLRTLIWVVAVVVITMVIGLALALLFSLRIRGTTAVQTLAFSPHVLSGAAIATIWLLIFDPNTGLSRLIFNAFGADSPAWITDSSWALPALIIVSIWKGLGFVAIVYLVGIQQIPNEVLEAARIDGAGRWSTLTQVIFPLLSPTTFFLIITQTISAFQAFDVIAMMTSGGPAGATTTLSWFIYDEAFNRTNVGVSSAASMIMFVILMAITALQFRFVERRVHY comes from the coding sequence GTGAGCAGCGGAGCAACCGACCTCGGATCGATCACAGCGACAGCCGGCGACCCGGCGAGGGGAACCGACCAGCTCGCCACCACCAGCGCCGATCGGCGCCCGGGTGCCATCCGCCGGAGGCGCCGCAGCTACCTGCTGTTCGCCGCGTTCGCCTTCCCGAATCTGATCCTGATCGCGGTCTTCGCCTACTGGCCGATCATCGAGAACATCTACCTCAGCTTCACCAGCTGGGACTTCATCTCCCCCAAGGCCGAATGGGTCGGCCTGCTGAACTACACCGGTCTGTTCACCAGTTGGTCCTTCCCGGCGACCCTGCTGCGGACGCTGATCTGGGTTGTCGCCGTGGTGGTCATCACCATGGTCATCGGACTGGCACTGGCGCTGCTGTTCTCCTTGCGGATCCGCGGCACGACGGCGGTTCAGACCCTGGCGTTCTCGCCGCACGTGCTGTCCGGCGCGGCGATCGCCACCATCTGGCTGTTGATCTTCGATCCGAACACCGGGCTCAGCCGGCTGATCTTCAACGCCTTCGGCGCCGACTCGCCGGCCTGGATCACCGACTCCTCCTGGGCGTTACCCGCCTTGATCATCGTGTCGATCTGGAAGGGCCTGGGTTTCGTTGCGATCGTCTACCTGGTTGGCATCCAGCAGATCCCTAACGAGGTTCTGGAGGCGGCCCGGATCGACGGAGCCGGTCGATGGTCGACGCTGACGCAGGTCATCTTCCCGCTGTTGTCGCCGACCACCTTCTTCTTGATCATCACGCAGACGATCTCGGCCTTCCAGGCCTTCGACGTGATCGCGATGATGACCAGCGGTGGACCGGCCGGCGCGACCACCACGCTGAGCTGGTTCATCTACGACGAGGCGTTCAACCGGACCAACGTCGGTGTCTCCAGCGCCGCTTCCATGATCATGTTCGTGATTCTGATGGCGATCACCGCGCTGCAATTTCGATTCGTCGAGCGGAGGGTGCACTACTGA